In Ensifer canadensis, a genomic segment contains:
- a CDS encoding DMT family transporter: MQSSSNFRGIVFMCLAMVAFSCNDALVKSVTGAMNVGQILFVRGLLTTLMVIVIARHFRAFRPLRTMMKPVIILRIIMEALASITYISALGQIPLANASAIMQALPLAVTLGAAVFLGEPVGWRRWTAIFVGFIGVLIVLRPGPEGFTPAALTVVACVFCTATRDLCTRRIDHDIPSLYITVTTALVTTLVGAAMIVPLGGWQSMSSTTLTHIAAASLLLMVGYQTIVLAMRGGDISVIAPFRYTSLLFAITIGIFFFSEKPDAWMLLGVAVIIGSGLYTFYRESRRGKKPIAQSSLTGPLE; encoded by the coding sequence ATGCAATCCTCCAGCAATTTCCGCGGCATCGTCTTCATGTGCCTGGCGATGGTCGCCTTCTCCTGCAACGACGCCTTGGTGAAATCGGTGACCGGGGCGATGAATGTCGGCCAAATCCTGTTCGTGCGCGGGCTGCTGACCACCTTGATGGTGATCGTCATCGCCCGGCATTTCCGGGCATTTCGTCCGCTTCGCACCATGATGAAGCCGGTCATCATCCTGCGCATCATCATGGAGGCGCTGGCGTCCATCACCTACATCTCGGCGCTCGGACAGATTCCGCTCGCCAATGCATCCGCGATCATGCAGGCGCTGCCGCTGGCCGTGACGCTCGGCGCCGCCGTATTCCTCGGCGAGCCGGTCGGCTGGCGGCGCTGGACCGCCATCTTCGTCGGCTTCATCGGCGTGCTGATCGTCCTTCGCCCGGGGCCGGAAGGTTTTACACCGGCCGCACTCACGGTCGTTGCCTGTGTCTTCTGCACAGCCACGCGCGATCTTTGCACCCGCCGCATCGACCACGACATCCCCTCGCTCTACATCACGGTGACGACGGCGCTCGTGACGACCCTGGTCGGTGCCGCAATGATCGTACCGCTTGGCGGATGGCAGTCGATGTCCTCGACCACGCTGACCCACATCGCTGCCGCAAGCCTGCTTCTGATGGTCGGATACCAGACGATCGTGCTTGCCATGCGCGGTGGCGATATCTCCGTTATCGCGCCCTTTCGCTACACCAGCCTGCTGTTTGCGATCACGATCGGCATTTTCTTCTTCTCGGAGAAGCCGGATGCATGGATGCTGCTTGGTGTTGCCGTGATCATCGGTTCCGGCCTCTACACCTTCTATCGCGAGAGCCGGCGCGGCAAGAAGCCGATAGCCCAAAGCTCGCTGACCGGACCGCTCGAATAG